One Glycine max cultivar Williams 82 chromosome 4, Glycine_max_v4.0, whole genome shotgun sequence DNA segment encodes these proteins:
- the LOC121174729 gene encoding agamous-like MADS-box protein MADS3 — protein MWFADEFMFMLSDGLLETVGILFMTTKTIERYYRSSFTPQDEHVECETQSWYQEVSKLKAKYDSLQRTQRHFLGEDLGPLNTKELQNLEKQLEGSLAQPRQRKSFVLLEKG, from the exons ATGTGGTTTGCTGATGAGTTCATGTTCATGTTGAGTGATGGACTACTTGAGACTGTGGGGATCTTGTTCAT GACTACCAAAACTATTGAGCGATACTATCGTAGCTCTTTTACTCCTCAAGACGAACACGTTGAATGTGAAACTCAG AGCTGGTACCAAGAGGTGTCAAAGCTAAAGGCAAAGTATGATTCTCTTCAAAGGACCCAGAG GCATTTTCTTGGGGAAGATCTTGGACCATTGAACACAAAGGAGCTGCAGAATCTTGAGAAACAACTTGAAGGGTCTTTAGCACAACCAAGGCAAAGGAAG